In one window of Brassica rapa cultivar Chiifu-401-42 chromosome A07, CAAS_Brap_v3.01, whole genome shotgun sequence DNA:
- the LOC117126488 gene encoding uncharacterized protein LOC117126488 — protein sequence MLQQDQQHLAGQQCIQTIQKKWRRPEIDWIKCNVDGSFVNDENPSTMRWILRDSNGVYRGAGQAIGRRVKNALESELQALIVAMQYCWSKAYKRVMFESDCQKMIKLLNKQGLHFDGYNWIGEIDWSKQKFQDIKFTWIAREGNKAADKLANSPLPPLQTFVSHYYVPRCISTLLYQDYVNSS from the coding sequence ATGTTACAACAAGATCAACAACATCTGGCAGGTCAGCAGTGTATTCAAACAATACAAAAGAAATGGAGGAGACCAGAGATTGATTGGATCAAATGTAATGTTGATGGCTCCTTTGTTAATGATGAAAATCCGAGTACTATGAGATGGATTTTGCGTGATTCTAATGGAGTGTACAGAGGAGCAGGACAAGCAATTGGCAGAAGAGTTAAAAATGCTCTAGAAAGTGAATTACAAGCACTAATAGTAGCAATGCAATATTGCTGGAGTAAAGCTTATAAACGAGTGATGTTTGAGAGTGACTGTCAGAAGATGATCAAACTACTGAATAAACAAGGTCTTCATTTTGATGGGTATAATTGGATCGGAGAAATCGATTGGTCGAAACAAAAATTTCAAGACATCAAGTTCACATGGATTGCAAGAGAAGGAAACAAAGCTGCTGATAAGTTGGCTAATAGCCCTTTACCCCCTCTTCAAACGTTTGTTTCTCATTATTATGTTCCTAGATGTATTTCTACTTTGTTGTATCAAGATTATGTAAATTCAAGCTAG
- the LOC103829961 gene encoding uncharacterized protein LOC103829961 isoform X1, which yields MSYSSLKLPIFLILSSLLHAALGEDIVCENLPTNMCAFSISASGKRCLLETANVTGEYTCRTSAVEVEGIVNHVESDECVAACGVDRKTVGISSDAMMEAGFAAKLCSPACLDYCPNILDLYFNLAAGEGAFLPDLCDAQRINPHRSMLEILSSGAAPGPVSETAPGPDSDSDSDSSSPALAPAAM from the exons ATGTCTTATTCTTCCCTCAAATTGCCAATCTTTCTCATCCTCTCATCTCTTCTCCATGCAGCTTTAG GGGAGGACATCGTTTGCGAGAATCTACCCACGAATATGTGCGCGTTCTCGATATCGGCCTCTGGGAAAAGATGTTTATTGGAGACAGCTAACGTCACCGGAGAATACACTTGCCGGACTTCTGCGGTGGAGGTTGAAGGTATTGTAAACCACGTGGAGAGCGATGAATGTGTAGCCGCTTGTGGGGTTGATCGGAAAACCGTAGGGATCTCGTCGGACGCAATGATGGAGGCAGGATTCGCTGCTAAGCTTTGCTCTCCGGCTTGTTTGGATTATTGCCCTAACATTCTTGATCTTTATTTCAACCTCGCCGCCGGTGAAG GTGCATTTTTACCTGATCTGTGCGATGCTCAACGGATAAATCCTCACCGTTCGATGTTGGAAATCCTCAGTTCCGGCGCGGCTCCTGGGCCTGTCTCCGAGACTGCTCCAGGCCCTGACTCCGACTCCGACTCCGACTCCTCATCCCCTGCTCTAGCTCCGGCTGCTATGTAA
- the LOC103829961 gene encoding uncharacterized protein LOC103829961 isoform X2 — protein MSYSSLKLPIFLILSSLLHAALGEDIVCENLPTNMCAFSISASGKRCLLETANVTGEYTCRTSAVEVEGIVNHVESDECVAACGVDRKTVGISSDAMMEAGFAAKLCSPACLDYCPNILDLYFNLAAGEGTILSFFFVFHADVDIFCVCTYIILISSLCTGLMKYFDVLMNNDLLGCKHKYCR, from the exons ATGTCTTATTCTTCCCTCAAATTGCCAATCTTTCTCATCCTCTCATCTCTTCTCCATGCAGCTTTAG GGGAGGACATCGTTTGCGAGAATCTACCCACGAATATGTGCGCGTTCTCGATATCGGCCTCTGGGAAAAGATGTTTATTGGAGACAGCTAACGTCACCGGAGAATACACTTGCCGGACTTCTGCGGTGGAGGTTGAAGGTATTGTAAACCACGTGGAGAGCGATGAATGTGTAGCCGCTTGTGGGGTTGATCGGAAAACCGTAGGGATCTCGTCGGACGCAATGATGGAGGCAGGATTCGCTGCTAAGCTTTGCTCTCCGGCTTGTTTGGATTATTGCCCTAACATTCTTGATCTTTATTTCAACCTCGCCGCCGGTGAAGGTACgatcttgagttttttttttgtgtttcatgCGGACGTTGacattttttgtgtgtgtac atatataattcttaTAAGTAGCCTATGTACAGGTCTGATGaaatattttgatgttttaatgAATAATGACTTGCTTGGTTGTAAACATAAGTACTGTAGATAG
- the LOC103829962 gene encoding uncharacterized protein LOC103829962 gives MAKSSRSKGSSNIGNGVITPTQIAFLVDRYLHDNRFSKTRSLFRSEASSLLSNSPVRDVLKSYLTLEDILKDYVSLREQKVALDHEKVILEKEKVRVQNLLQGMQNVMNSYNATLTSPPPPPVAAPASQRKNHTISSGCTQDNTPNAMSVSLLGNKRVGCGNFSTPSTTHQLITRKRKGCETSIEAPLVARKARIGNSTANESNRIPQAEKIANDFSSQPPSETLTLAKNSSANKSKTGDVSSVADSSLTSNSTCLMTPQKHASSVSGKSNSPQKDVTPTNCTIVTKERFTISPLKQITSYTMERSQLISSSSSSPVKSNLKMSNKRDHVKGRLNFDDTDTDMCLEAAPTTAYLASSSPSGSEPEVDLSDIDFSILAEDFSFSELLVDFDIGFEGSTHKTPIETVSWSSPESGNGGSIG, from the exons ATGGCGAAATCAAGCAGATCCAAAGGATCGTCAAACATCGGGAACGGCGTTATCACTCCGACGCAAATCGCTTTCCTCGTCGATCGTTACCTCCACGACAATCGATTCTCCAAAACCAGATCCCTCTTTCGATCCGAAGCTTCGTCTCTCCTCTCCAATTCTCCAGTCCGCGAT GTTCTGAAGAGTTATCTGACTCTTGAAGATATATTGAAAGATTACGTATCCCTAAGGGAGCAGAAAGTGGCGTTGGATCATGAGAAAGTGATATTGGAGAAGGAGAAGGTTAGGGTTCAGAATCTATTGCAGGGGATGCAGAATGTTATGAACTCTTACAACGCCACCTTgacctctcctcctcctcctccggtgGCAGCTCCGGCTTCTCAACGGAAGAACCACACCATCTCATCAG GTTGCACTCAGGACAATACACCCAATGCTATGTCAGTATCTTTGCTGGGTAACAAAAGAGTAGGCTGTGGGAATTTTTCTACACCTTCGACCACTCATCAGCTTATAACCAGAAAACGAAAGGGTTGTGAAACTTCTATAGAAGCTCCTTTGGTAGCTAGGAAAGCTCGAATTGGTAACTCAACAGCAAATG AGTCTAACAGGATCCCACAAGCGGAGAAAATAGCTAACGATTTCTCGTCTCAACCTCCATCAGAAACACTAACATTGGCGAAAAACTCATCAGCTAATAAGTCTAAGACTGGTGATGTGTCGAGCGTAGCTGATTCATCGCTTACTAGTAATTCAACATGCCTTATGACACCACAAAAACATGCTTCCTCTGTGAGTGGTAAGTCCAACAGTCCCCAGAAAGACGTTACCCCTACAAACTGCACGATTGTTACAAAGGAGAGATTCACAATCAGCCCTCTCAAGCAAATTACTTCTTATACAATGGAAAGGAGCCAActtatctcttcttcttcttcttcgccggTCAAGTCCAACCTTAAGATGTCAAATAAGAGAGACCATGTGAAAGGAAGACTCAACTTTGATGACACTGACACAGACATGTGTCTTGAGGCAGCACCTACCACTGCATATTTGGCTTCATCTTCTCCATCAGGGTCTGAGCCGGAAGTTGATTTATCTGACATTGATTTTTCTATCTTGGCTGAAGACTTCTCATTCTCAGAACTACTAGTTGACTTTGATATTGGTTTTGAAGGAAGTACCCACAAAACACCCATTGAAACGGTTTCATG GTCGTCTCCGGAATCAGGGAATGGGGGATCTATAGGCTGA
- the LOC103829963 gene encoding uncharacterized protein LOC103829963, with protein sequence MASFIFSMSFLVLLLPLTSLFSRIPISEATSSFSFTSFDKNASFQSDDIALYGDAKLVDSGASIQLTNSVSRIDGGVVYKKPIECKDTKDDFFTGFSTVFSFSMSPGRGGSVGFVLFPSNGTLDHSFFEVKFDISDNFTKFRESNVTVGVYGSTVPEKTSNLTIVNLEEEEEEEMLMYVWITYQANIRYVDASLTKSKHYKYPKTRFSSRIDSLKDEDEFMVGVKSYSGSFNLYSWRLQAGHFSRSIHSYAALLESKRRWEEEVEKRRREKMWGTVTCFVMTFGSIGLVFFAMMRVWAAFKRNYLTVVVVPEECGQKSKEYEKMEKVEVVTSKAEAQQGK encoded by the coding sequence ATGGCGAGCTTCATTTTCTCCATGTCATTCCTCGTTCTCCTCCTGCCTTTAACCTCACTCTTCTCCAGAATCCCCATATCTGAAGCTACATCATCCTTCTCCTTCACAAGCTTCGATAAAAACGCGAGCTTTCAGTCCGACGACATAGCCCTCTACGGCGACGCAAAGCTCGTAGACAGTGGAGCTTCGATTCAGCTGACTAACTCAGTGAGTCGCATCGACGGTGGAGTCGTTTACAAGAAACCCATTGAGTGCAAAGACACTAAAGACGACTTCTTCACGGGTTTCTCTACGGTCTTCTCTTTCTCCATGTCTCCCGGTCGTGGCGGGAGTGTAGGTTTTGTCTTGTTTCCTTCTAACGGAACACTTGATCACTCTTTCTTCGAAGTCAAGTTCGATATTTCTGATAATTTCACCAAGTTTAGAGAATCCAACGTCACGGTTGGTGTATATGGTTCTACGGTTCCTGAGAAGACGAGCAATCTCACGATTGTTAacttggaggaggaggaggaggaggagatgttGATGTACGTCTGGATTACTTACCAAGCGAATATCAGGTATGTAGATGCTTCGTTAACCAAAtcaaaacactataaatatcCAAAGACTCGGTTCAGTTCTCGGATTGATTCTTTGAAAGACGAGGACGAGTTCATGGTCGGTGTTAAGTCGTATAGCGGGAGCTTTAACCTCTATTCTTGGAGATTACAAGCGGGACACTTCTCCAGGAGTATACACTCGTACGCTGCGCTTCTTGAGTCTAAGCGTAGGtgggaggaggaggtggagaagaggagaagagagaagatgtGGGGGACTGTGACTTGCTTCGTCATGACCTTTGGATCTATAGGGCTTGTGTTCTTCGCTATGATGCGTGTATGGGCAGCTTTCAAAAGGAACTATCTTACGGTGGTGGTGGTGCCTGAGGAGTGTGGGCAGAAGAGTAAGGAGTACGAGAAGATGGAGAAAGTTGAAGTTGTGACGAGTAAAGCTGAGGCGCAACAAGGAAAGTGA